The genomic stretch AGGATTATCGCATAGAATTCTCTCAATCAGAAACAGACGCTACCTGGCTGATCGATCAGCAGGGTTTGATTAAAGACAAGACCAAGCCTTTCTTGAGTGACAGTACTATTATCCCTCTTTCAAAGGATTTATTTGATGATGACGCCTTGATTTTTAAGCATTTAAAATCCCGTGAAGCAAGCCTCTCCCATCGTGAAAAAGGAACCGTGTTGACGGTGAAGTTTGAGGATTTTGATTACTTGGGAATTTGGGCTAAGCCGGCTGCACCTTTTGTCTGCATAGAGCCATGGATGGGTATAGCTGATAGCTCCAACTCTTCCCATGAGTTTATCCAGAAAGAAGGAATTTCATTTCTGGCACCCAACAGTAGCGAAACCAAAAGCTATACTATTACTGTTGCATAGTAAATTAGAGTGAAAGGAAAACACTAGCTGAAGTAGAGAATAAAATTGACTCTTAATAGCTGTTTTTAAAATTTGAATAAACTATAATACAAACGAAGGATATATGCTGAACTGGAACGACATAATCAAGTTTACTAATAAAGGAAATCCAACGCCCCCGAGGCGAGTGGAGAGAACTGATTCTGAATGGAAGGAGATTTTGAGCCCTGAAGAGTATTATGTAACACGCCAGAAAGGCACTGAACGGGCTCATAGTTCTGAGCTCTGTAGCTTATTCGAACCTGGTCTATATGCCTGTAAATGCTGTGGCACCCCTCTCTTTGATTCACATGAAAAGTTTGAAAGTGGTACAGGTTGGCCGTCCTTTACGCAGCCTATAGCTGTGGAAAATGTGGCTTATCACAAGGATATCAGCTATGGTATGGTGAGAGTGGAGGCACTTTGCAATGTATGTGACGCACATCTTGGCCATGTATTCCCCGATGGGCCTGCTCCCAGTGGTTTGCGGTATTGCATGAATGCGGTTTCTCTTGAGAAAGTGCAAGAAGTGTAAGTTTTTTTCAGCCTTTGGTACAAGGGAAATATGGCTCCTTTCAGCTGGCTTTTATTTGAGCTTATTATTATTCATATTGCCTCAGAAATAAATCTCTGGCAATATGAATAACCTTCCACATGTAAGAGGGAAACGCCAAAAATTGAATGCATCCAACTGGTGCAAGCAGCTAGTAAATAAGATGCAATAGTTTGTCTACAATGCCGTAGGCATGTTTGATAGTTTAGCCAGCCATTTCAATGGCTGGTCTATAGAGATAGTGATTTCCACACAAATGCCGTAGGCATGGCCGATATTGATTAATACCACCAGAATGTCTCAGCCAATTAACCAGTTTAAAAAGAATCATTAGGTGTGGGGCTCCTTTTTGATGCTTAAAATCTTATAAGGCTACCCTACTTTCCGAATATAGATCATATACAGCCACCAATGCTTCGGCCCCCCTTGCTTCTGGATATACCTCATAGTTTTTGATTTCCTCACGGTTTTCTACAAATACAGGGAGGTATTTTTCATCATATACATTCCAGACTATAAGCATATAATGATAGGAGATTTTACTCTCCCTCCCTTCTTCGAGCCAGGACTCAAAAAGTTCTTCTGTGATAGATGCAGGGTAATCCGGTCCTTCAAACATGGTATTTCTTATGGTAGTACAACAAAACTAACATATAATTACTTCTCATTACCCAACACCCGGTTAGCCCATGGAATAAAATACTGCATATTAGGCGCATCCGTATGTCCACCATCATGCTGTCTCCATGCCAGATCTCCTTCCAACATATCTGTATTATAGGGTGGCATTTCTTCTTTCATATAATCGTTAGATACACCAAGATCTGTAGCTCCCAGAAATTTGTAGGCAGTTCCCGCTGCAATGACAGCCATATAACTCCCTTTTTGATCCAGCCATTTGGCATCTCCTTTTTCAGGAATACCATAGCTCACAAAAACAGGCCTCGGAGCACAGAGGGCAAGCATATCGTGGGAATCTACTGGCAAATCACAGCCATCCAACCTCCCAAATTCAGACTTCTCAGCACCGTATTTCATGTAATTTCCAGCCATCCAGTAGTTTTCTCCTCCGGCAAGACTTTCCACAGCCTCACCAAAAACCCGACGATGGAGCGTGGTTCCGCCTTTTCCAGAAGATCCGATCAAAGCCGTAGCAAATCTTGGTTCAAAGGCCATAGTCACCAAAGCAGCTTTTCCATATCTGGAAACTCCCTCGATCCCAACTTTCTTAGAATCTACCAAGGAGTCAGTTTCCAGATAATCCAATGCCCGTGCAGCACCCCATGCCCATGCCCGAAGTGCTCCCCAATCTTCCGGCGAACGGGGCTGACCTTTATTTACCAAACCGATGATGCCCCGGGTTATTCCGGCATGGTTATCAGCTTGGATACTGCTTGGATCTATGGTCAGATATCCCCATCCAGCGGCTAGCAATTGTTCGGTAGTTGGGGAATCTCCGCTTACAGGCGGTGCAAAGAAATTTGGTCCAGGTAATCGGGTGACAGGCGTATAGGCAGGATACTTATCAAAAATGGCTTTAATAGATGGATCGTTCTTGATCATCATTTCCTTAAAAGATGAATTCAGTATTTCCATATCCTCACCACTTGGCTGGGCAGGTGCCGGAAATGAGGGACGCCCAAACATCATCAAAACAGGTACTGGCCCCTTTGCATTTGCAGGCACGACAAGTATCATATTGATGTCCACATTGATCAGTGGATACGAACTGTTGTCCACATGACCTATGATTTGCTTTGCGATGATTGGAGTTCTGGCTACAAATTCCCTGTCTATGATTTTCACTTCCCATTTTACTGAAGGTATATTTTCAGGGAGTTTTCCATACACTTCCCGCTCCAGCGCATCTACGAGTTCAGGTCTCCTCGTTTCCCACCACATATCTTCAGAAATGACCCTCCTACCATCATTGGTAGTGAGGATATCAGGAAGTTCTGGACATGGATTTGCCTTTGATTCATCATAATTCGCCGCATTAGGTGCGGCTTCATTTCCACTTATACCAGGCCTCAGCACTTTGATCCCCAGTTGCTGCTGCATATTTGCATGATCCTGCTCGTTAGTGAATGTGACAGGTGAAGGATATTGACTTAGATCTAGTTGGATGTTCTGGGCTTTTGTCAGGCCTCCTAGGCCTAGTAATAAGGCGCATAGAATTGATTTTTTCATAGGTGTATAGGTTGGGTTTATCGGTCTTGAATTAAGGTCAAAAACTAGATTGAAGACAGAAATTCGGGCAAGAATTAACCTTGATTTACTTCAATAATGCTACAAAGTATCTTTTGGTCAGCTGATTTTCAAACCACCCAACACAATTCTATACTGCTTTCAGGCAATTGGATAATAGTATGATTAGCGTACTAGCTCTTCCACCCTACCCTCGTAGTCAAACTGTAGATCTTCGTGGAGAGAGGAGATCAGTTTCACTGCCTTGCCTAGCTGCATCTGGTAAATATTATCCAATACCGGATTTCTATGGTTCATGTAGCCATATTCTCTCAATTTCTCACAGAAAAACAAGAGTACTTCAATCTGGTCCGTTTTGGCTTTACTCAGCTTGAGCAGTTTATTCATCTTCCGACGGAGTTTCTGTGCGGCTTTTTTAGCATAGTAGGAATGGCCACCTCTAGCCGACTGAAATTCAGTTTCCAATTCCTCCTGCACCATATCCACGTACAGGCCGGGATTATCTTTCTCATTTAGCTTGAAAAATAAGTACGATTTATTATCCCGGCTGAATTTACTCAGGTCGGCCAGCATTTCTATCAGTTCTTTTTCACTAAGATAGCTGAGTTCTTTTTTGAGTTGGGCGAGACTGGGGATTTTCATGGGTAAAAGTATTTTTAAAGCTTATTGAAACAAGTAAAATCTTACTGTTTCAAAAGAGGAAACAGTGATTAGGAGACAGGGGTTTCTTTAAGATGTTGACACAATTTATTACATATATCAAACCATTTTGACCATTTGTATCTATTCTTTTGATATTGAAAAAGCAGTAGCTTACCTTAATTCAATAATTGTAGGTTTACCCACCGAGTTTCACTTATGAAAGAATTACAGGCCATAATTCAGGCTTACGACTTATACAAAGAAAGCAATAAAATGATTGCGTTGGCAACGGTAGTGCAGGTGGATGGTTCTGCTTATCGCCGTCCCGGTGCCCGGATGCTGGTCTCCGAAGACGGTGAATTGACAGGAGCAATCAGTGGAGGTTGCTTGGAAGGTGATGCACTCCGCAAAGCACAAACAGTCATTTTTCAGCAAAAGTCCCTAGTAGTGACTTATGATACCACAGACGAGGACGATCAGAAGTTCGGAATTGGACTAGGCTGTAATGGAATTATCCATGTATTGATAGAACCTATTGATTATAAGTCTTATATGAATCCTGTAGAATTGCTGAGAATTGCTCTGCAAGACCGGGTTTCCTGTCGTTTGGTTACAGTGTTTTCTGTCAAATATTCCAAGCAAGAACAAATCGGCACCAAAGTATTATTCAAGGGAAGCAAGCTCTTTGGGGACAAGCAACACCTAGAAGAGGATCTATGGGAGAAAATAAGCCACGAGATTAAAACAACGGACTCAGCGAATCATAGTATAGTGAAATTTGAGGAGTTGGATGATGTCCAGGTTTTCCTGGAATACATCCGTCCTACCATCCGTATTTTACTTTTTGGAGCAGGTAATGATACAGTTCCCTTAGCCAAAATGGCTGATATATTAGGTATGGAGTTAGTCCTAATCGACGGGCGAAAAAACCTAGCTACATCATTTCGCTTTCCCTCAGCTAGGAAAATCATCACTGGTTCGGGAGATGAGGTAGTAGCACAGCTAGAGGTAGATTCCTTTACCGCCGCCTTGCTGATGACACACAATTTCGAATATGAGGCAATGGTATTACACGACTTAATCCCATTAAACCTAACTTATATTGGCATATTGGGGCCTAAAAAGAAATCCCAAAAATTATTTGAGCGACTACAAAAGCAGGGAGTGGCTGTAAATCAGAATCCTATCTTCTCTCCCATGGGCTTGGATATTAGTGCTGAGGGATCAGAAGAGATTGCACTTTCAATTTTGGCTGAGATAAAAGCAGTTTTTGGCGGAAAGAGTGGTAGCTTTCTGAAAGAAAAGAACGGACCTATACACGAGTGAAATCAATGAAAACAGGAATAATCATACTTGCGGCTGGAGAATCCAGCAGACTGGGGTATCCAAAGCAAATCGCCCAGTACAAGGGAAAAACCCTACTCCAACATGCAATCGACGCCGCTAATGGTGCTGATGTAGAGAAACGGGTGCTTGTCCTTGGCGCAAATAGAGATGAAATTAAAAAGACCTTTCCAGGGAATAGTATCCCGAATATTCCAAACCCAAGATTTCAGGAAGGCATGTCTTCCAGTATAAAAATCGGAATGGAATACATGTTGAAATTTGACAAACCGGATCAGGTGATCATTATACTGTGCGATCAACCTTTTGTTGACACCAAGTTACTTAACAAGCTCATCGCCACACAAAAAGAAAGTGGAAAGGGAATAGTCTCCTGTAAATATTCCAAAACATTTGGTGTGCCTATATTGTTTGGTAATTCGTATTTCGAGGAATTGATGCAGCTTACTGGTGATGAAGGTGCAAAACAACTAGCTCTTGCACATGAAGACGATATGGCCAGCGTAGCCTTTCCAAAAGGTAAAGTGGATATTGATACTGAAGAGGATTTGAGGGATTTGAATTTGCTATAATTGGATTGCAGCCAACCTCCGGGACTCGATAGTTTGTTATGATATACACAAGTACGCTAATATATCTGCTATCAGAGGAAGCTAAAGTCATATAGGACAATAACTTATGTGCTGCATCATTTTACCCAAGTCAGAAATCCAATGATACTAGCTTAGTTTCATCTGTTTATAATTGGTATTTTATGGTCACACCTGCCCGTTAGGTCGCGGTGTTTATCATCATCCCTGCGTGTGATGTTCTCTTCACACCCACCTGGCGGAAGGCAGGCTGACTTCATAAGCATGATCCCCATTCGGAGGAATATAATTCCATGAAGAGGGAAAGCCATTCGCAGCGTAAAAGGAGTGAAATCCCCCTAAATACACGCTAAACGCCTATTTCTCCTATGGCACAATAATAGGATAAGGTGAGTTCTATTAATTATTACTCACTAACCAACTATTAACATGGACGCTATAAAATATTCCCAAGTCAGTTGTTCGACAGCAAGTTCCTCCACAGTAAAAACTGCACGGGATGAATCTGTCGGATCCATCAAAGACATCATGATCAACGCCACTAGCGGCAAGGTTGATTATGTAGTGTTGAAAGTAGATGAAGGGTTTCTAAACCTTGGTTCGAAACTATTGGCTTTACCCTTTGAATCCTTTGAATTCAACCCTGCACAGGATGATGTGGTAATTGTCAAGGAGCTAAAAGAAACGCTTGAGAAGGCCCCTGGGTTTGATAATGATAATTGGCCTTCTGGTCCTCAGGCTGAATTCTTACACGACATGCGTACGTATTATAGTGCCGAATCCCGCAGTCTGTATGGCCGCTATGACCACGAAAACCAGATTTTCTATGGAGACGATGAACCTCTTGATAATGCTTCAGGTAGGATTCGGGATCCAAAATATGGAGATGGGTTCCTAGAAAGAGATCACCGGGGCGACAGACAGTCAGAGTCAAGAAGAGGTGGCGATCCTATTTTGTAATGCCATTAAGAGATTATTTTATTTAAAAAAGCTATCCCGATTAAGGGTTAGCTTTTTTTTACATTATTGGGAATTACTCAACAGTTGTTTTGTAGGTCAGTTGACAAAAGACTTTTTGTCTCTTATTTCAGGATTTTTTGCTACCACTTTGATTTGTTTGGAGCCATTCTTTATCTGAACTAGTATGCTTTATTTCATGGAAGCCAACAAAAAAAATGATTAATTCAAGAAGTAAGCGGTTCTCTGTCTCGGAGTTTTATATATTGATTATGAATCGAGTACTGGGGTTTATTGCCTAATTCATCCCTTTATTAGCGAGTAAAGTGTGGAATTTCCAGGCTTGACATGAAAATAAATTTTGTTTTTCAGTTTCCTGCCCCTTTATTTGCAGCATCCTTTCACTTTTAAGTGCTCGGATTTATAAAGAAGAGGCGAGAGACAGGCTCAAAGACCCTCTGGCAACCTGGAAAGACCAAGGTGCCAATTCCTGCCAAAAGAGATTCTCTTTTGGGACTATAAGTTCAATTAAAAATGCACTCAAGAAACTTATCATTCCCTTTTCAACTGAACTCAATTCTGTTTAAGCTTTTGGCTTTTACTCCATGTTGATCTTATTTTGGCCTATTTCGAGCATTTCGTTATAGGCTTACTCTTTTATAAAAGTTATCACACTATAAATCCCTAATAACATGTCAAAAAACCTTCATTTCGATACCCTACAGGTTCATGCTGGTCAGCAACCAGATCCAACAACCAACTCTAGGGCAGTTCCCATTTACCAGACTACTTCTTATGTTTTTAATTCTGCAGAACATGGGGCAAATCTCTTTGGGTTAAAGGAATTCGGAAATATCTATACCCGGATCATGAATCCTACTACTGATGTATTTGAAAATAGGATTGCGGCTTTAGAGGGCGGAGTAGCAGCAGTTGCCACCTCCTCCGGACAGGCTGCCCAATTTCTGGCTTTGAATAACATCATGGAAGCTGGGGATAATTTTGTGTCCACCACTTTTCTTTATGGAGGTACCTACAATCAGTTCAAAGTGGCCTTTAAACGACTGGGAATAGAAGCACGTTTTGCTAAAAGCAGTGCCCCAGAGGATTTTGAAAGCCTCATCGATGAGCGAACAAAAGCCATTTATCTTGAAACTATAGGGAACCCGGAATTTAACGTTCCTGATTTTGAAGCTATTGCGGCAGTAGCCAAAAAACATAACATTCCTTTGGTTGTGGACAATACCTTCGGTGCGGGAGGGTTCTTATGCCAGCCTATTAAGCATGGGGCGAATATTGTGACATCCTCAGCTACCAAATGGATCGGTGGACACGGAACGTCTATAGGAGGAGTAATAGTAGATGCCGGCAATTTCAATTGGGGAAATGGAAAATTCAAGCAATTCTCCGAGCCATCTGAAGGGTATCATGGGCTTAACTTTTGGGAAGTATTCGGCGAAAACAACCCGCTTGGCCTACCTAATGTAGCTTTTGCTATCAGAGCCCGGGTAGAAGGATTGAGGGATTTTGGTCCTGCCATCAGTCCATTTAATTCTTTCTTATTGCTTCAGGGAATTGAGACGCTTTCCTTGAGAGTTCAGAAAACAGTGGACAATGCCCTGAACCTTGCAAAATGGTTAGAAAACCATCCATTGGTCCAAAAAGTGAATTACCCAGGCTTGACCTCCTCCCCTTATCATTCACTGGCTAAAAAGTACTTAACCAATGGATTTGGCGGAGTATTGAGTTTTGAGCTGAAAGGAGAAAAAGAACAGGCTTCGGCCTTAATCAATAATCTGGAATTGATTTCCCACCTAGCCAATGTGGGGGATGCAAAAACACTTATCATTCAGCCAGCGGCAACCACGCACCAGCAACTCTCTGATGAAGAGCAAATCGCGGCAGGGGTGACTCCTACCCTCTTGAGAATCTCATGTGGTATTGAACACATTGAGGACATCAAGTCGGATCTGCAACAAGCTTTCGATAAAATCTAAATCAACAAATGAATCTTAAAAGTCAGTACGCTTCGATTACTATGACCCAGGAAATATTCCATTCTAATACACCATTACCCTTGGAATCAGGAGATAGTCTCCCCGAGTTTGATATGTCCTATACTACCTATGGACAACTCAATCCTGAAAAATCCAATGTAATCTGGGTTATCCATGCGCTTACTGGAGATTCTAATGTATCAGAATGGTGGAATGGTCTGGTCGGAGAAGATAAATTCTTCGATCCTGCCGACCATTTTATTATCTGTGCAAATCTTTTGGGTTCATGCTATGGCTCTACCCAGCCTTTCAGTGTAAACCCAAAATCCGGTAATCCATATTATTATGATTTTCCCCAGATGACATCCCGTGATCTAGCCCAGGGACTGGAACGCTTGAGGGTTCATTTAAAGATAGATTCGATCCATACCCTTATTGGAGGCTCATTAGGAGGTCAGGTGGGCTTGGAATGGGCGTATATGTTAGGGGGAAAACTTAAGAACGCCGTAATTCTGGCATCCACCTCCAAGACTAGGCCATGGGTGATAGGTTTCAATGAAACCCAAAGGATGGCTATCGAGTCAGATTGCACTTGGGGTGAGCTTAATGAAACTGCGGGTCAAAAAGGGCTGGAAACCGCACGAGCCATAGCCATGCTTACCTACAGGCACCCATTGGACCTGGCTGCTAAGCAAGTGGACTGTGAAAACGAACTGGATAATTACCGGGCGTCATCCTATTTAAGATATCAGGGTAAAAAGTTGGCCAACCGCTTTAACGCACTCTCCTACTGGACACTCACCAAAACAATGGATTCCCATGACTTGGGAAGAAACCGAGGGGGATTGACTGAGGCTTTGAGTAAAATTGAGGCAAATGTTTTAGCCATCGGTGTTGATACAGACCTCCTTTTTCTTCCAGAAGAATCCCAATTTATCAGTCAGCATGTGAAAAAAGGAACCTATAAGGAAATCACTGCTACTGCTGGACATGATGCGTTTTTGATAGAATATGAACAACTCTCGTATATCCTTAAATCATTCTATCTCCAACAGAAAAATTGATTTAAAATTATGATTGAAATTAAATTTGGCGCTGTCTTATGTGGACTAGCTCCCCACTTAGACGAAAAAAGAATGATTTGATCCTATATAAAATAGCCTGGACTCACATCCGGGCTTTTTCCTTTTTGGCTTTACTTGATGCAGTGATGTTTGAAATACCAGAAATTATTATTTTCTGACTCTATTCCACTCGACAGTGCGGCTAACCCAAGAGTCTCCTAAGTACCCAGTGACCTCTAATAGGTCTTTCTTCTTTAAATTCAGTTCGCAGGTATAACTAAGTCCGGATTCCGGATCGTAAATCTTTCCACCAGACCAGTTACCATCTTTGTATTGCAGCCCCTCTAAAATCGTCAATCCCATCAATGGACGATCTCTTAGGCTTGAATCTGAATTGACGATATCCTTTTCTTCATCGGGATTGTTTGCATTTTGTATCCAGACTATTTTTCCGATTATCCCATTTTCCATTTCCATGATTTCAATTTGGGCTGTCTTTTCCGTATTGAACCAAATACCGGATATATTAGACTTAGACTGTCCCAAGGCGTGGGTACCTCCCAGGATTAGGAAAATGAGTACTGAAGCAAATTGACAAGTTTTCATAAAAAATGCGTTTAGTGAATCTATATTTGATCAGGTTTTTTACACCTTACCCCCAAAACTATACCCAAGATTAAATGCATTTGGATATTTTCTTTGCAGACACTACGCTTCATTTACTACCGGAGAAAGCTGTTTGGATTGCCGAGAATTCAACTTTATTTATTGCTGATCTTCATTTCGGAAAAGCTGCACACTTCCGTAAAGTGGGGATACCTATCCCTGAGCCTATACATAATGTTGATTTAGAGCAAATTAAATTACTTCTAGATAAATTTTCCCCGAAAGATTTTTATATTCTGGGAGACCTCTTTCATAGCGAATGGAATACACAATGGGAAGTTTTACTTCGTTTTTTAGGGGATTATAAGCAGACTAAATTTCATTTGGTGAAGGGGAATCACGACATTTTACCAGCACTGGCATATCAGCAATCCATCTTCGAAATTCATGAAGAACCAGTCGAACTGGGGAATTTGTTGCTCACTCATGAGCCCGAAGACCAGGTACCATCTGGCAAACTGAATCTCTGTGGGCATGTGCATCCCGGCGTACGGCTGTATGGAAAGGGAAGGCAGGCCATAAATTTATCCTGTTTTCATTTATCGGAAAACAAACTGATACTTCCTGCTTTTGGAAGATTTACCGGACTGGCAATAGTGAAGCAAAGGCCGCAAGATCAGGTATTTGGGATCAGTGGTGAAAAAGTCATCAAAATCCTTTATCAGGAATAGATTGGCAATATCCTTGGGGAAGGTTACTTTTGAGTAGAATTCAAAAGCTATGGCCAACTATCCACGAAAGAAAAAGACACTGGGGCACTTCAAGTTTGGAAGTGTACTTTTCAGCACTACCCTATCCCTTTTTATTGTAGGTCTATTTGGAGTAATACTCATCCAGGCAAAGACCCTGACCAGTATGATCCGTGAAAATATTGAGGTTCAGGTATTCT from Algoriphagus sp. NG3 encodes the following:
- a CDS encoding PRC-barrel domain-containing protein is translated as MDAIKYSQVSCSTASSSTVKTARDESVGSIKDIMINATSGKVDYVVLKVDEGFLNLGSKLLALPFESFEFNPAQDDVVIVKELKETLEKAPGFDNDNWPSGPQAEFLHDMRTYYSAESRSLYGRYDHENQIFYGDDEPLDNASGRIRDPKYGDGFLERDHRGDRQSESRRGGDPIL
- a CDS encoding O-acetylhomoserine aminocarboxypropyltransferase/cysteine synthase; this encodes MSKNLHFDTLQVHAGQQPDPTTNSRAVPIYQTTSYVFNSAEHGANLFGLKEFGNIYTRIMNPTTDVFENRIAALEGGVAAVATSSGQAAQFLALNNIMEAGDNFVSTTFLYGGTYNQFKVAFKRLGIEARFAKSSAPEDFESLIDERTKAIYLETIGNPEFNVPDFEAIAAVAKKHNIPLVVDNTFGAGGFLCQPIKHGANIVTSSATKWIGGHGTSIGGVIVDAGNFNWGNGKFKQFSEPSEGYHGLNFWEVFGENNPLGLPNVAFAIRARVEGLRDFGPAISPFNSFLLLQGIETLSLRVQKTVDNALNLAKWLENHPLVQKVNYPGLTSSPYHSLAKKYLTNGFGGVLSFELKGEKEQASALINNLELISHLANVGDAKTLIIQPAATTHQQLSDEEQIAAGVTPTLLRISCGIEHIEDIKSDLQQAFDKI
- a CDS encoding DUF2147 domain-containing protein translates to MKTCQFASVLIFLILGGTHALGQSKSNISGIWFNTEKTAQIEIMEMENGIIGKIVWIQNANNPDEEKDIVNSDSSLRDRPLMGLTILEGLQYKDGNWSGGKIYDPESGLSYTCELNLKKKDLLEVTGYLGDSWVSRTVEWNRVRK
- a CDS encoding XdhC/CoxI family protein, which codes for MKELQAIIQAYDLYKESNKMIALATVVQVDGSAYRRPGARMLVSEDGELTGAISGGCLEGDALRKAQTVIFQQKSLVVTYDTTDEDDQKFGIGLGCNGIIHVLIEPIDYKSYMNPVELLRIALQDRVSCRLVTVFSVKYSKQEQIGTKVLFKGSKLFGDKQHLEEDLWEKISHEIKTTDSANHSIVKFEELDDVQVFLEYIRPTIRILLFGAGNDTVPLAKMADILGMELVLIDGRKNLATSFRFPSARKIITGSGDEVVAQLEVDSFTAALLMTHNFEYEAMVLHDLIPLNLTYIGILGPKKKSQKLFERLQKQGVAVNQNPIFSPMGLDISAEGSEEIALSILAEIKAVFGGKSGSFLKEKNGPIHE
- the pdeM gene encoding ligase-associated DNA damage response endonuclease PdeM is translated as MHLDIFFADTTLHLLPEKAVWIAENSTLFIADLHFGKAAHFRKVGIPIPEPIHNVDLEQIKLLLDKFSPKDFYILGDLFHSEWNTQWEVLLRFLGDYKQTKFHLVKGNHDILPALAYQQSIFEIHEEPVELGNLLLTHEPEDQVPSGKLNLCGHVHPGVRLYGKGRQAINLSCFHLSENKLILPAFGRFTGLAIVKQRPQDQVFGISGEKVIKILYQE
- a CDS encoding nucleotidyltransferase family protein produces the protein MKTGIIILAAGESSRLGYPKQIAQYKGKTLLQHAIDAANGADVEKRVLVLGANRDEIKKTFPGNSIPNIPNPRFQEGMSSSIKIGMEYMLKFDKPDQVIIILCDQPFVDTKLLNKLIATQKESGKGIVSCKYSKTFGVPILFGNSYFEELMQLTGDEGAKQLALAHEDDMASVAFPKGKVDIDTEEDLRDLNLL
- the msrB gene encoding peptide-methionine (R)-S-oxide reductase MsrB, which produces MLNWNDIIKFTNKGNPTPPRRVERTDSEWKEILSPEEYYVTRQKGTERAHSSELCSLFEPGLYACKCCGTPLFDSHEKFESGTGWPSFTQPIAVENVAYHKDISYGMVRVEALCNVCDAHLGHVFPDGPAPSGLRYCMNAVSLEKVQEV
- a CDS encoding acetylxylan esterase, producing the protein MKKSILCALLLGLGGLTKAQNIQLDLSQYPSPVTFTNEQDHANMQQQLGIKVLRPGISGNEAAPNAANYDESKANPCPELPDILTTNDGRRVISEDMWWETRRPELVDALEREVYGKLPENIPSVKWEVKIIDREFVARTPIIAKQIIGHVDNSSYPLINVDINMILVVPANAKGPVPVLMMFGRPSFPAPAQPSGEDMEILNSSFKEMMIKNDPSIKAIFDKYPAYTPVTRLPGPNFFAPPVSGDSPTTEQLLAAGWGYLTIDPSSIQADNHAGITRGIIGLVNKGQPRSPEDWGALRAWAWGAARALDYLETDSLVDSKKVGIEGVSRYGKAALVTMAFEPRFATALIGSSGKGGTTLHRRVFGEAVESLAGGENYWMAGNYMKYGAEKSEFGRLDGCDLPVDSHDMLALCAPRPVFVSYGIPEKGDAKWLDQKGSYMAVIAAGTAYKFLGATDLGVSNDYMKEEMPPYNTDMLEGDLAWRQHDGGHTDAPNMQYFIPWANRVLGNEK
- a CDS encoding alpha/beta fold hydrolase produces the protein MNLKSQYASITMTQEIFHSNTPLPLESGDSLPEFDMSYTTYGQLNPEKSNVIWVIHALTGDSNVSEWWNGLVGEDKFFDPADHFIICANLLGSCYGSTQPFSVNPKSGNPYYYDFPQMTSRDLAQGLERLRVHLKIDSIHTLIGGSLGGQVGLEWAYMLGGKLKNAVILASTSKTRPWVIGFNETQRMAIESDCTWGELNETAGQKGLETARAIAMLTYRHPLDLAAKQVDCENELDNYRASSYLRYQGKKLANRFNALSYWTLTKTMDSHDLGRNRGGLTEALSKIEANVLAIGVDTDLLFLPEESQFISQHVKKGTYKEITATAGHDAFLIEYEQLSYILKSFYLQQKN